A window of Candidatus Hydrogenedentota bacterium contains these coding sequences:
- a CDS encoding 2-oxo acid dehydrogenase subunit E2, whose protein sequence is MATEFKLPELGEGVTSGTVASVLASVGESVSANSPIIEIETDKAVAEIPLPFSGTIKEIKVKPGDKVSVGQVILIADRTEGAAAKAPAAEKKEAPKAESKPAPKEESKPAPAARKAAPAATPAAKRSSGKVLASPSVRKLARELGVQLDDVPTSDPSGRVSAQDVEAYAAGGAPSAEAPAAKSEPGDASRAPVPVRTGPPALSGARSDDRWGAVVREAMSGIRKKTAEHMEHCWTTIPHVTHFEKADITALEQVRQQYAPAIKAEGGSLTVTVFLMKVITEALRRFPKFNASLDFESEEVVLKQYYHIGIAVDTPAGLLVPAVRDVDRKSLQELALELPVLAKKARDRKLTLEDMSGTTFTISNLGGIGGTGFTPIINAPEVAILGVSRSSIEGVFQNGQLVPRTMLPLSLSYDHRLIDGADAARFMRWVAEALENPWKLILES, encoded by the coding sequence ATGGCAACAGAGTTCAAACTTCCCGAGCTTGGCGAGGGCGTCACCTCCGGCACCGTGGCCAGCGTGCTGGCTTCCGTGGGGGAATCGGTGTCGGCCAACAGCCCCATCATCGAGATCGAGACCGACAAGGCCGTCGCGGAGATCCCGCTTCCCTTCAGCGGCACAATCAAGGAAATCAAGGTCAAGCCGGGCGACAAGGTGTCCGTCGGCCAGGTGATCCTGATCGCCGACCGGACCGAGGGTGCGGCGGCGAAGGCTCCGGCGGCGGAAAAGAAGGAAGCGCCGAAGGCCGAATCCAAGCCCGCTCCAAAGGAAGAATCGAAGCCCGCGCCGGCCGCGCGCAAAGCCGCCCCGGCGGCGACGCCCGCGGCGAAGCGCTCCTCGGGCAAGGTGCTCGCCTCCCCCTCGGTGCGCAAGCTCGCCCGCGAACTCGGCGTCCAACTGGATGATGTTCCGACCTCGGATCCGTCGGGCCGCGTAAGCGCGCAGGACGTGGAAGCCTATGCGGCGGGCGGGGCGCCTTCCGCCGAAGCCCCGGCGGCAAAATCCGAGCCGGGCGACGCGTCCCGGGCGCCCGTGCCGGTTCGCACGGGCCCGCCGGCGCTTTCCGGCGCGCGCTCGGACGATCGCTGGGGCGCGGTGGTTCGCGAGGCGATGAGCGGGATCCGGAAGAAGACCGCCGAGCACATGGAACACTGCTGGACCACGATCCCGCACGTGACGCATTTTGAGAAGGCGGACATCACGGCGCTGGAGCAGGTCCGCCAGCAGTACGCGCCGGCCATCAAGGCGGAGGGAGGCAGCCTCACGGTGACGGTGTTCCTGATGAAGGTGATCACCGAGGCGCTGCGCCGCTTTCCGAAGTTCAATGCAAGTCTGGATTTTGAAAGCGAAGAGGTGGTGCTGAAGCAGTACTACCACATCGGAATCGCGGTGGATACGCCGGCGGGCCTGCTGGTGCCGGCGGTGCGCGATGTCGACCGGAAGAGCCTCCAGGAACTCGCGCTGGAGCTGCCGGTGCTTGCCAAGAAGGCGCGCGACCGGAAGCTCACGCTGGAGGACATGTCCGGCACGACGTTCACCATCAGCAATCTCGGCGGCATCGGCGGCACGGGATTCACGCCGATCATCAACGCGCCGGAAGTGGCGATTCTCGGGGTGTCTCGCTCCTCGATCGAGGGCGTCTTCCAGAATGGCCAGCTCGTGCCGCGCACCATGCTGCCGCTGAGCCTTTCCTACGACCACCGCCTGATCGACGGCGCGGACGCCGCGCGCTTCATGCGCTGGGTGGCCGAGGCGCTGGAAAACCCCTGGAAACTGATTCTCGAGTCCTGA
- the lpdA gene encoding dihydrolipoyl dehydrogenase: MSSNQSTQVAVLGGGPGGYAAAFMAADLGLEVTLIDVEENPGGTCLYRGCIPSKALLHVARVINEARESAHFGLKFAEPEIDLDRVRAATEGVVHQMTSGLGQLCKARKINYIRGRGTFAGPREIIVTLQDGKQVKLAAEYTIIAAGSRPARFGPLIESDRIMNSTGALKMKDIPESLLLVGGGYIGLELGTVYTALGSEVTCVEMMPGLLPGADRDLVKPLHDRLEKQFKEILLNTKIAEMKEQKAGIKVVLEGEGIKKPNRVYDKVLVSIGRKPNSSGLGLKSTGVVVNEQGYIEVDAQMRTAEPNIFAIGDIVGGAMLAHKASAEGRVAAEVIAGHNAAFEPQAIPAVVFTDPEIAWCGLTEDDAKKQGRAVHVSRFPWAASGRATTVGRTEGLTKLITDPETQQVLGVGIVGVGAGEMIAEGALAIEMGALASDLDLTIHPHPTLSETVMEAAGAVYGTSTHIYRPKKK, from the coding sequence ATGAGCAGCAATCAGAGCACACAGGTGGCCGTGCTGGGCGGCGGCCCGGGCGGGTACGCGGCCGCGTTCATGGCGGCAGACCTGGGGCTGGAAGTCACCCTGATCGACGTCGAGGAAAACCCGGGCGGCACCTGCCTGTACCGCGGTTGCATTCCGTCGAAGGCGCTCCTGCACGTCGCACGCGTGATTAACGAGGCCCGCGAATCGGCGCATTTCGGCCTGAAGTTCGCCGAGCCCGAAATCGACCTCGACCGCGTCCGCGCCGCGACCGAGGGCGTGGTGCACCAGATGACCAGCGGCCTGGGGCAGCTCTGCAAAGCGCGCAAGATTAACTACATCCGCGGCCGGGGCACCTTTGCCGGGCCGCGGGAAATCATCGTCACCCTGCAGGACGGAAAGCAAGTCAAGCTGGCCGCGGAATACACGATCATCGCGGCGGGATCGCGCCCGGCGCGTTTCGGCCCGCTCATCGAGTCCGACCGGATCATGAATTCGACGGGCGCCCTTAAGATGAAGGATATCCCGGAGAGCCTGCTCCTCGTGGGCGGCGGTTACATCGGGCTGGAGCTCGGCACGGTGTACACCGCGCTGGGTTCGGAAGTCACGTGCGTGGAGATGATGCCCGGGCTGCTGCCGGGCGCGGACCGCGACCTGGTGAAGCCGCTTCACGATCGCCTGGAGAAGCAGTTCAAGGAAATCCTGCTCAACACCAAGATCGCGGAGATGAAGGAGCAGAAGGCGGGCATCAAGGTCGTGCTCGAAGGCGAGGGCATCAAGAAACCGAACCGGGTGTATGACAAGGTGCTGGTGAGCATCGGGCGCAAGCCGAATTCCAGCGGCCTGGGCCTCAAGAGCACCGGTGTTGTCGTGAACGAACAGGGCTACATCGAGGTCGACGCGCAGATGCGCACCGCCGAGCCGAACATCTTCGCGATCGGCGATATCGTGGGCGGGGCGATGCTCGCGCACAAGGCCTCCGCCGAGGGGCGCGTGGCGGCGGAGGTCATCGCGGGCCACAACGCGGCCTTCGAGCCCCAGGCGATTCCGGCGGTGGTCTTCACCGATCCCGAAATCGCGTGGTGCGGCCTGACCGAGGATGACGCGAAGAAACAGGGCCGCGCCGTGCACGTCTCCCGCTTCCCGTGGGCCGCGTCGGGCCGGGCGACGACCGTGGGCCGGACCGAGGGCCTGACCAAGCTCATCACGGATCCCGAGACGCAGCAGGTGCTCGGCGTGGGCATCGTCGGCGTGGGCGCGGGTGAAATGATCGCGGAAGGCGCGCTGGCGATCGAGATGGGCGCGCTCGCGAGCGATCTCGACCTGACGATCCACCCGCACCCGACACTCAGCGAAACGGTGATGGAGGCCGCCGGCGCCGTCTATGGCACGAGCACGCACATCTACCGCCCGAAGAAGAAGTAG